From Pseudomonas hefeiensis, one genomic window encodes:
- a CDS encoding LysR family transcriptional regulator gives MKLDLNLLVTLNALLQEISVTRAAQRIGLSQPACSAALRRLREHFDDPLLIRAVGHRMQLTPLAYGLRERVSVLIADINKLTTASNVFQPALLEREFTVMLGDAESALLAPRLLQLIRARAPGVILRLKPPHPSVHWSLTDEMRNVDAAILPSHIVSNTLPSLGLYEDEWSLVSDSIEGVDHPDDVDELLRRPWVLCFDYPPMYWSPARMLEQEGRPLLVTARTDGFADLMRLIAGTNVVGLAPRSFAAAHSSLMGMRCQTPPSQLSHQLPMAMTWHPIHNNDIAHRWFRSLIVEAARHTSAEE, from the coding sequence ATGAAGCTTGATCTCAATCTGCTTGTAACGCTTAACGCCTTATTACAGGAAATCAGCGTAACCCGGGCCGCACAGCGCATTGGACTTTCCCAGCCGGCATGCAGTGCTGCTCTGCGAAGACTGCGAGAGCATTTTGACGACCCGCTCCTGATACGTGCGGTTGGGCACAGAATGCAACTCACGCCGTTGGCTTATGGCCTTCGAGAACGCGTTTCTGTGCTTATAGCGGATATTAATAAACTGACCACAGCGTCAAACGTCTTCCAGCCTGCGCTCCTTGAACGCGAGTTCACCGTTATGCTGGGTGATGCCGAATCTGCATTGTTAGCGCCACGCTTATTGCAGTTAATCAGGGCTCGCGCGCCCGGTGTTATTCTTCGACTGAAGCCACCGCATCCGAGTGTTCACTGGTCCCTGACTGACGAAATGCGCAACGTGGATGCGGCAATACTGCCGTCTCACATCGTTTCCAATACCTTGCCCAGCCTGGGGTTATACGAGGACGAATGGTCCCTGGTGTCCGACAGTATCGAAGGTGTAGATCATCCGGACGATGTGGACGAATTGCTTCGTCGCCCTTGGGTCCTATGCTTCGACTATCCTCCAATGTACTGGTCGCCGGCTCGGATGCTAGAGCAAGAGGGGCGCCCGCTGTTGGTCACCGCACGCACGGACGGCTTTGCCGATCTGATGCGCCTGATAGCCGGTACCAATGTGGTTGGCCTTGCTCCTCGCAGCTTTGCAGCCGCACACAGCAGCCTCATGGGAATGCGATGCCAGACACCGCCGTCCCAGCTATCGCATCAACTTCCGATGGCAATGACATGGCACCCAATCCACAACAACGATATTGCACATAGGTGGTTCCGCTCCCTGATTGTTGAGGCCGCGCGGCACACA